In one Cupriavidus taiwanensis genomic region, the following are encoded:
- a CDS encoding DUF3149 domain-containing protein — translation MEAFKILFSTSTGLMSLAVIVFIIGMGWFFARMFARKMREDAEAAKARDAAQRR, via the coding sequence ATGGAAGCCTTCAAGATCCTGTTCAGTACCAGCACCGGGCTGATGAGCCTGGCCGTGATCGTCTTCATCATCGGCATGGGCTGGTTCTTCGCCCGCATGTTCGCGCGCAAGATGCGCGAGGACGCTGAAGCGGCGAAGGCGCGCGACGCGGCGCAGCGGCGCTGA
- the upp gene encoding uracil phosphoribosyltransferase — MKQDPRFPNLFILDHPLIQHKLSHMRDKETSTRTFRELLREITLLMGYEITRNLPLTTRRIETPLVELDAPVIAGKKLTIVPVLRAGVGMSDGLVELIPSARIGHIGVYRDEQHRPVEYLVRLPALEDRSFILCDPMVATGYSAAHAVEVLKRRGVKDEAITFVALVAAPEGVEVFQKAHPGVKLFVASLDSHLDADAYIVPGLGDAGDRLFGTKN, encoded by the coding sequence ATGAAACAAGATCCGCGCTTTCCCAACCTCTTCATCCTCGACCACCCGCTGATCCAGCACAAGCTCTCGCACATGCGCGACAAGGAAACGTCGACGCGCACGTTCCGCGAGCTGCTGCGCGAGATCACGCTGCTGATGGGCTACGAAATCACCCGCAACCTGCCGCTGACCACCCGCCGCATCGAGACCCCGCTGGTCGAGCTGGACGCGCCGGTGATCGCCGGCAAGAAGCTGACCATCGTGCCGGTGCTGCGCGCGGGCGTGGGCATGAGCGATGGCCTGGTCGAGCTGATCCCGTCGGCGCGCATCGGCCATATCGGCGTGTACCGCGACGAGCAGCACCGCCCGGTGGAATACCTGGTGCGCCTGCCGGCGCTGGAAGACCGCAGCTTCATCCTGTGCGATCCGATGGTCGCTACCGGCTATTCGGCAGCGCACGCGGTGGAGGTGCTCAAGCGCCGCGGCGTCAAGGACGAGGCCATCACCTTCGTCGCGCTGGTGGCCGCGCCAGAGGGCGTGGAAGTGTTCCAGAAGGCGCATCCGGGGGTGAAGCTGTTCGTCGCCTCGCTCGACAGCCACCTCGATGCCGATGCCTATATCGTGCCCGGGCTGGGCGATGCGGGCGACCGCCTGTTCGGCACCAAGAACTGA
- a CDS encoding MFS transporter, whose amino-acid sequence MSSSISSMATTTIPDATLGSSPQPSARAASSQSITIEQGIRAAGVGRFQYRLFVIFGLVWLADAMQVLSIGFTAPSIAATFGIPVPTALQTGTMFFVGMLIGAFVFGRLADRIGRRPVLMMAVVIDAICGVASAFAPDFQWLLLLRFLTGIGVGGTLPVDYTMMAEFLPSDRRGRWLVLLESFWAVGTILLAILALIAVSRGDDAWRLIFLVTGIPALVGVVFRFFVPESPLYLNKSGRSEEARAVLQRVAAANRVSVEIGALEPQKMERKSVFALFAAGCRRRTICLLAAWMLISIAYYGVFVYLPVKLAGQGFGFMRGQVFLIVLALVQLPGFALAAHGVERWGRKPTLIGFLLLSAAGCMLYSLGQAPALVIGSTLLMSFSLLGTWGALYAFTPEVYPTDLRASGMGTAGAMARFGGLFAPSIVAPIMASQFTLALALLSSFLAVAALAIFMVDIESKNRALD is encoded by the coding sequence ATGTCGTCATCCATTTCATCCATGGCCACCACGACCATCCCGGACGCCACGCTGGGCTCGTCGCCCCAGCCCAGCGCGCGCGCAGCGTCGTCGCAATCCATCACGATCGAGCAAGGCATCCGCGCCGCCGGCGTCGGCCGCTTCCAGTATCGGCTGTTCGTCATATTCGGACTGGTCTGGCTCGCCGACGCCATGCAGGTGCTGTCGATCGGCTTCACCGCGCCGTCGATTGCGGCGACCTTCGGCATCCCGGTGCCGACGGCGCTGCAGACCGGCACCATGTTCTTCGTCGGCATGCTGATCGGCGCCTTCGTGTTCGGCCGGCTGGCCGACCGCATCGGCCGCCGCCCGGTGCTGATGATGGCGGTGGTCATCGATGCCATCTGCGGCGTGGCCTCGGCCTTCGCGCCCGACTTCCAGTGGCTGCTGCTGTTGCGCTTCCTGACCGGCATCGGCGTCGGCGGCACCCTGCCGGTCGACTACACCATGATGGCCGAGTTCCTGCCGTCGGACCGGCGCGGCCGCTGGCTGGTGCTGCTGGAGTCGTTCTGGGCGGTCGGCACCATCCTGCTGGCGATCCTGGCGCTGATTGCAGTGTCGCGCGGCGACGATGCCTGGCGACTGATCTTCCTGGTCACCGGCATCCCGGCGCTGGTCGGCGTGGTGTTCCGCTTCTTCGTGCCCGAGTCGCCGCTCTACCTCAATAAATCGGGGCGCTCGGAGGAGGCCCGCGCGGTACTGCAGCGGGTGGCCGCGGCCAACCGCGTGTCGGTGGAGATCGGCGCGCTCGAGCCGCAGAAGATGGAGCGCAAATCGGTGTTCGCGCTGTTCGCGGCCGGCTGCCGGCGCCGCACCATCTGTCTGCTGGCCGCCTGGATGCTGATCTCGATCGCCTACTACGGGGTCTTCGTCTATCTGCCGGTGAAGCTGGCGGGCCAGGGCTTCGGCTTCATGCGCGGCCAGGTGTTCCTGATCGTGCTGGCGCTGGTGCAGCTGCCAGGCTTCGCGCTGGCCGCGCACGGCGTCGAGCGCTGGGGCCGCAAGCCGACCCTGATCGGCTTCCTGCTGCTGAGCGCGGCGGGCTGCATGCTGTACAGCCTGGGCCAGGCGCCGGCGCTGGTGATCGGCTCGACCCTGCTGATGAGCTTCTCGCTGCTCGGCACCTGGGGCGCGCTGTACGCCTTCACGCCGGAGGTGTATCCGACCGACCTGCGCGCCAGCGGCATGGGCACCGCGGGCGCGATGGCGCGCTTCGGCGGCCTGTTCGCCCCGTCCATCGTCGCGCCCATCATGGCCAGCCAGTTCACGCTGGCGCTGGCGCTGCTGTCCTCGTTCCTGGCCGTGGCGGCGCTCGCCATCTTCATGGTCGATATCGAATCGAAGAACCGCGCGCTCGACTAG